One region of Citrus sinensis cultivar Valencia sweet orange chromosome 6, DVS_A1.0, whole genome shotgun sequence genomic DNA includes:
- the LOC107177360 gene encoding uncharacterized protein LOC107177360, producing MKLPSPWMIGGDFNAIRRVSEKKGRSARISGMCDLLNGWFHRNHLMEPVFKGPKYTWSRGNLSKRLDRVICNEEWMMMNDEVEVFHLPKLNSDHRPVMANCRKNNFAPTGVKPFRFLAPWLTDERFQPFVENNWRCSLNYTTAVADFINKLGNWNKEIFGNIFKRKKELLARIGGIQLFLEKRHSRSLSKLESKLKRDLEKVLTQEEVLWFQKSRREWIACGDRNTTFFHQKAIERRR from the coding sequence ATGAAGTTGCCAAGTCCGTGGATGATTGGTGGAGACTTCAATGCAATTAGAAGAGtttcagaaaaaaaaggaaggtCAGCCAGGATCAGTGGTATGTGTGACCTTTTGAATGGATGGTTCCATCGAAACCATCTTATGGAACCTGTATTTAAGGGTCCCAAATACACATGGTCAAGAGGCAATTTATCGAAAAGGTTGGATCGTGTGATTTGTAATGAAGAGTGGATGATGATGAACGATGAGGTAGAAGTTTTCCACCTCCCCAAATTAAATTCCGATCATAGACCGGTGATGGCTAATTGCAGGAAAAACAATTTCGCTCCTACGGGCGTGAAACCTTTTCGATTTTTGGCTCCCTGGCTGACCGACGAGAGGTTCCAACCCTTTGTGGAAAATAACTGGAGGTGCAGTTTGAACTACACTACTGCTGTTGCTGATTTTATCAACAAGCTGGGAAACTGGAATAAAGAGATCTTTggcaatatttttaaaaggaaaaaagagttGCTGGCTAGAATTGGTGGCATTCAACTTTTTCTAGAGAAGCGTCACTCTAGGAGTTTAAGCAAGCTAGAGTCTAAGCTAAAGAGGGACCTTGAAAAAGTGTTAACTCAAGAGGAAGTGTTATGGTTCCAAAAATCTCGGAGAGAATGGATTGCCTGTGGGGATAGGAACACGACCTTTTTCCATCAAAAAGCTATCGAGAGACGCCGATGA